One Cupriavidus taiwanensis LMG 19424 DNA segment encodes these proteins:
- the blaOXA gene encoding OXA-1206 family carbapenem-hydrolyzing class D beta-lactamase: MNNRLARLLAPVAFGLGLLAAHLPALAAPKEAPLDAAALFRQAETTGTMVIYDLRRDRMLTYNPARAATPYSPASTFKIMNSLIGLETGAVADVDHDKLPWDGKVWLVGGKAVLPETCNADVPLRVALPNSCVPAYQALARRVGSAAYQRYLTASHYGNADSSGPVDLFWLNGKLQITAYQQIDFLKGLVQRTLPFSPATFSAVDDITVLERTANYTLHGKTGWANSAQPAVGWLVGWVERGNDDYLFALNLDLLRPEHAKARMEIARAALRKAGALPE; the protein is encoded by the coding sequence ATGAACAATCGTCTTGCCCGTCTGCTGGCGCCGGTGGCCTTCGGCCTCGGCCTGCTTGCCGCGCACCTGCCCGCGCTGGCCGCGCCAAAGGAAGCGCCACTCGACGCCGCGGCACTGTTCCGCCAGGCCGAGACCACCGGCACCATGGTGATCTACGACCTGCGGCGCGACCGCATGCTGACCTACAACCCGGCGCGCGCCGCCACGCCGTACTCGCCGGCATCGACCTTCAAGATCATGAATTCCCTGATCGGCCTCGAGACCGGCGCGGTGGCCGACGTCGACCACGACAAGCTGCCGTGGGACGGCAAGGTCTGGCTGGTCGGCGGCAAGGCCGTGCTGCCCGAGACGTGCAACGCCGACGTGCCGCTGCGCGTGGCCCTGCCCAATTCCTGCGTCCCGGCCTACCAGGCGCTGGCGCGCCGGGTCGGCAGCGCGGCCTACCAGCGCTATCTGACCGCGTCGCACTATGGCAACGCCGACAGCTCCGGTCCGGTCGACCTCTTCTGGCTGAACGGCAAGCTGCAGATCACCGCCTACCAGCAGATCGATTTCCTGAAGGGCCTGGTGCAGCGCACGCTGCCGTTCTCGCCCGCCACCTTCAGCGCCGTGGACGACATCACCGTGCTGGAGCGCACCGCCAATTACACCCTGCACGGCAAGACCGGCTGGGCCAACTCGGCCCAACCGGCGGTGGGCTGGCTGGTTGGCTGGGTCGAGCGCGGCAATGACGACTACCTGTTCGCGCTCAATCTGGACCTGCTGCGGCCGGAGCATGCCAAGGCGCGCATGGAGATTGCGCGCGCGGCGCTGCGCAAGGCGGGGGCGTTGCCGGAGTGA
- a CDS encoding carbohydrate porin, whose protein sequence is MEAREGGLVSFVTHFPFVVLVLSLLKGAWSQRAAAALALALLGIGLAPAQAQNAGDSQPGSSATAVDTVPDPTEDRLAFHGQATYVWQRKPSFGAAYSGENSLGTERAKSYSFTSTLDLGLRLWHGAEFHFNPEVSQGVPFSGLHGLGGLPNGELAKSSGTSPTFYRARAFVRQTWGLGGGEETLEADFNQFARTVDKHRVVLTAGNFSVLDVFDLNPYGSDPRTQFLNWSSLTHGSFDYPADARGYNWGVSLEYVGDGWSVRFGHFLQPLESNGLKLDTRMFEHYGDIVELEKRYHLAGRPGAARLLLWRNKAKMGKFSDAIAFGQANNVTPDVADVRAEHAKVGVGMTLLQEINDSLGVFFRANMSDDKTETYAFTEIGKQVAGGGTLKGASWGRPNDELGVAMAVNMLRSPHRDYLAAGGLGAFLGDGALRYGPEQVLEVYYSLALLKYFSISPNFQYIRNPGYNRDRGPAKFYGVRFHAEF, encoded by the coding sequence ATGGAAGCGCGTGAGGGAGGTCTCGTGTCGTTCGTTACGCATTTCCCTTTTGTTGTTCTTGTCCTCTCCCTCTTGAAGGGCGCATGGTCGCAGCGCGCCGCCGCTGCGCTGGCTTTGGCGCTGCTGGGCATTGGCCTCGCACCGGCACAGGCGCAGAACGCCGGTGACAGCCAGCCGGGTTCCAGTGCAACTGCCGTAGACACCGTGCCGGATCCGACGGAGGACCGCCTTGCCTTCCACGGGCAGGCCACCTACGTCTGGCAGCGCAAGCCATCGTTCGGCGCGGCCTATTCGGGCGAGAACAGCCTCGGCACGGAACGGGCCAAAAGCTATTCGTTCACCAGCACGCTTGATCTCGGCCTGCGCCTGTGGCACGGCGCGGAGTTCCATTTCAATCCCGAGGTCTCGCAGGGCGTGCCGTTCTCAGGCCTGCACGGCCTGGGAGGATTGCCCAACGGGGAACTGGCCAAGTCGTCGGGCACCAGTCCCACGTTTTACCGTGCCCGGGCCTTTGTGCGCCAGACCTGGGGGCTGGGTGGCGGCGAAGAGACGCTAGAGGCCGACTTCAACCAGTTTGCGCGAACCGTGGACAAGCACCGCGTTGTGCTGACCGCGGGCAACTTCAGCGTGCTCGACGTTTTCGACCTGAACCCCTACGGCTCCGATCCGCGCACGCAGTTCCTGAACTGGTCATCGCTGACGCATGGCTCGTTCGACTATCCCGCCGACGCGCGCGGCTACAACTGGGGCGTGTCCCTGGAATACGTGGGCGATGGCTGGTCGGTGCGTTTTGGCCATTTCCTGCAACCGCTGGAATCCAACGGGCTGAAGCTCGACACACGGATGTTCGAGCACTACGGCGATATCGTCGAGCTCGAGAAGCGCTATCACCTGGCTGGCCGTCCCGGCGCGGCGCGCCTGCTGCTCTGGCGCAACAAGGCGAAGATGGGCAAGTTCAGCGATGCCATCGCATTCGGGCAGGCCAACAACGTGACGCCCGACGTTGCCGACGTGCGCGCCGAACATGCCAAGGTGGGCGTAGGCATGACGCTGCTGCAGGAGATCAATGATTCGCTGGGGGTGTTCTTCCGCGCCAATATGTCGGACGACAAGACGGAAACCTACGCGTTTACCGAAATCGGAAAGCAGGTCGCCGGCGGCGGCACGCTGAAAGGCGCGTCCTGGGGGCGTCCCAATGACGAACTGGGCGTGGCAATGGCCGTGAACATGCTGCGATCCCCGCACCGGGATTACCTCGCTGCCGGCGGCCTGGGCGCATTTCTCGGCGACGGCGCGCTGCGCTACGGGCCTGAGCAAGTGCTGGAGGTTTATTACAGCCTCGCGTTGCTCAAGTACTTCAGCATCAGCCCGAACTTCCAGTACATCCGCAATCCGGGCTACAACCGGGATCGTGGGCCGGCGAAGTTCTATGGCGTTCGGTTTCACGCCGAGTTCTGA
- a CDS encoding Bug family tripartite tricarboxylate transporter substrate binding protein, translating into MQPNPRRRLMLCAAVLSAMPALAWSDTYPSKPIRMVVPFAPGGATDVVARLISQKLGEALKQSVVVENRPGANGIIGTDVVARAAPDGYTLLLNTAGAQTLSPVLYKAGYEPLKSFAPISQISNIGFVMVVHPSVPARTVQEFVALAKAKSRPLSLSAGSSMIELIGATFKSAAGTPDVVSVSYRGTGPQMQAVVSGEVDMTIDPFNGMAMIKAGKLRPLAVFAPKRSPALPDVPTMQEAGFDGMAFNSWAGLLAPAGTPKEIVTRLNQEMNRILAQPDIRQRLAAIDYEVVGGTPEQFAAIIAEDAARWAKIVKDTNYKAGS; encoded by the coding sequence ATGCAACCCAATCCGCGCCGCCGCCTGATGCTGTGCGCCGCCGTGCTGAGCGCGATGCCCGCGCTGGCCTGGAGCGACACCTATCCCAGCAAGCCGATCCGCATGGTGGTGCCGTTCGCCCCCGGCGGCGCCACCGACGTGGTGGCGCGGCTGATTTCGCAGAAGCTGGGCGAGGCGCTGAAGCAATCGGTGGTGGTGGAAAACCGTCCCGGCGCCAACGGCATCATCGGCACCGACGTGGTGGCGCGCGCGGCGCCGGACGGCTATACGCTGCTGCTCAATACCGCCGGCGCGCAGACGCTCAGCCCGGTGCTGTACAAGGCCGGCTATGAGCCGCTGAAGAGCTTCGCGCCGATCTCGCAGATCAGCAATATCGGCTTCGTGATGGTGGTGCACCCCTCGGTGCCTGCCAGGACCGTGCAGGAATTCGTCGCGCTGGCCAAGGCAAAGTCCCGGCCGCTGAGCCTGTCGGCCGGCAGCAGCATGATCGAGCTGATCGGCGCCACCTTCAAGAGCGCGGCGGGCACGCCCGACGTGGTCAGCGTTTCGTACCGCGGCACCGGCCCGCAAATGCAGGCGGTGGTCTCGGGCGAGGTCGACATGACCATCGACCCGTTCAACGGCATGGCGATGATCAAGGCCGGCAAGCTGCGTCCGCTGGCGGTGTTCGCGCCCAAACGCTCCCCTGCGCTGCCTGACGTGCCGACCATGCAGGAAGCCGGTTTCGACGGCATGGCGTTCAACTCGTGGGCCGGCCTGCTGGCCCCGGCCGGCACGCCAAAGGAGATCGTCACGCGGCTGAACCAGGAGATGAACCGGATCCTGGCGCAGCCCGACATCAGGCAACGGCTGGCCGCGATCGACTACGAGGTAGTGGGCGGCACCCCCGAGCAGTTCGCCGCCATCATTGCCGAGGACGCGGCAAGGTGGGCGAAGATCGTCAAGGATACGAATTACAAGGCGGGGTCCTGA
- a CDS encoding DUF2795 domain-containing protein — MANDKRPQGNPSPDRWDPDALGQALRGLDYPATRGALISTARDNAADDAIVDALMGIPEQNYRNAAEVSEAVARQLGA, encoded by the coding sequence ATGGCAAACGACAAGCGGCCGCAAGGCAACCCGAGCCCGGATCGATGGGATCCGGACGCGCTCGGGCAGGCACTGCGCGGGCTGGACTATCCCGCGACGCGTGGCGCGTTGATTTCGACCGCACGCGACAACGCCGCGGACGACGCGATCGTGGATGCCCTGATGGGCATACCCGAACAAAACTACCGCAATGCCGCGGAGGTGTCCGAAGCCGTGGCGCGGCAACTGGGCGCCTAG
- a CDS encoding alkene reductase, which yields MSNDPLFQPLQLGGLTLPNRIVMPPMTRSRASQPGDEANDLMAAYYAQRAGAGLIVSEGTYVAPLGKGYAWTPGIHTPAQVAGWRKVTGAVHAAGGRIFAQLWHVGRLSHTSLLGGRQPVSSSPIQAQGVNVFIAGEDGSTPGFVQASVPRALTVDEIRETVDQYRDAARNAIAAGFDGVELHGANGYLVNQFIDSGANTRTDQYGGSLENRLRFLGEVTQALIEGTGDASRVGIRLAPLTTLNGCVDDDPETTYLGAAKLLSRLGVGYLHIAEADWDDAPLMPVAFKQTLREAFPGVLIYAGKYTAERAREAVAAGWADLIAFGRPFVANPDLPERLRVGAPLAQHQRETLFGGGAQGLTDYPTLAHAAAA from the coding sequence ATGAGCAACGATCCGCTGTTTCAACCGCTGCAACTGGGTGGCCTGACGCTGCCGAACCGCATCGTCATGCCGCCGATGACGCGCTCGCGCGCAAGCCAGCCCGGCGACGAAGCCAACGACCTGATGGCCGCCTACTACGCACAGCGTGCCGGCGCCGGCCTGATCGTCAGCGAGGGCACCTATGTCGCCCCGCTGGGCAAGGGCTACGCCTGGACCCCGGGCATCCACACGCCGGCGCAGGTGGCCGGATGGCGCAAGGTGACCGGCGCGGTCCACGCTGCCGGCGGCCGCATCTTCGCGCAGCTCTGGCACGTCGGCCGGCTCAGCCACACCAGCCTGCTGGGCGGCCGGCAACCGGTGTCCTCGTCGCCGATCCAGGCGCAGGGCGTCAATGTCTTCATTGCCGGGGAGGACGGCAGCACTCCCGGTTTCGTCCAGGCCTCGGTGCCCCGTGCCCTGACGGTGGACGAGATCCGCGAGACCGTCGACCAGTACCGCGACGCGGCGCGCAATGCGATCGCGGCCGGCTTCGACGGCGTCGAGCTGCACGGCGCGAACGGCTACCTGGTGAACCAGTTCATCGACTCGGGCGCCAACACGCGCACGGATCAATACGGCGGTTCGCTGGAGAACCGGCTGCGCTTCCTTGGCGAAGTCACGCAGGCCCTGATCGAGGGAACCGGCGACGCATCGCGCGTCGGCATCCGCCTGGCGCCGCTGACCACGCTCAACGGTTGCGTCGACGACGATCCGGAAACCACGTATCTGGGCGCTGCGAAGCTGCTGTCCCGGCTCGGCGTGGGCTATCTGCACATCGCGGAAGCGGACTGGGACGACGCGCCGCTGATGCCGGTGGCGTTCAAGCAAACGTTGCGCGAGGCGTTCCCGGGCGTGTTGATCTATGCCGGCAAGTACACCGCGGAGCGTGCGCGCGAAGCCGTCGCCGCGGGCTGGGCGGACCTGATCGCGTTCGGCCGTCCGTTCGTGGCCAATCCGGACCTGCCCGAGCGCCTGCGCGTCGGCGCGCCGCTGGCACAGCACCAGCGCGAGACGCTGTTCGGCGGCGGTGCGCAAGGCCTGACCGACTATCCGACGCTGGCGCACGCCGCGGCGGCCTGA
- the dkgB gene encoding 2,5-didehydrogluconate reductase DkgB, protein MSKIPAFGLGTFRLQGQVVIDSVRNGLELGYRAIDTAQIYGNEAEIGEAVAASGVRRDELFLTTKIWVDNYAADKLVPSLEQSLARLRTDYADLTLIHWPAPGNGVPLETFMTALAQAKEKGLTRQIGISNFNIALTRQAIAAVGKDAIATNQIELSPYLQNRELVAFLQREGIHVTSYMTLAYGKVLGDAVIGAIAQRHQATPAQVVLAWALQLGYAVIPSSTKRENLASNLLAQDLRLSDDDMAQIAALERNGREVSPDGLAPQWD, encoded by the coding sequence ATGAGCAAGATTCCCGCCTTCGGCCTCGGCACGTTCCGCCTGCAGGGCCAGGTTGTCATCGATTCGGTCCGCAATGGCCTCGAGCTTGGCTACCGCGCCATCGACACCGCGCAGATCTACGGCAACGAAGCCGAGATCGGCGAGGCCGTCGCTGCGTCGGGCGTGCGCCGCGACGAGCTGTTCCTGACCACCAAGATATGGGTCGACAACTACGCGGCCGACAAGCTTGTGCCGAGCCTCGAGCAGAGCCTGGCCAGGCTGCGCACCGACTATGCCGACCTGACCCTGATCCACTGGCCGGCGCCCGGCAACGGCGTGCCGCTGGAGACTTTCATGACCGCGCTGGCGCAGGCGAAGGAAAAGGGCCTGACGCGGCAGATCGGCATCTCCAACTTCAACATCGCGCTGACCCGCCAGGCCATCGCCGCGGTCGGCAAGGATGCGATCGCGACCAACCAGATCGAGCTGAGCCCATACCTGCAGAACCGCGAGCTGGTGGCGTTCCTGCAGCGCGAAGGCATCCATGTGACGTCGTACATGACGCTGGCGTACGGCAAGGTGCTCGGGGATGCGGTGATCGGCGCGATCGCGCAGCGGCACCAGGCCACGCCGGCCCAGGTCGTGCTGGCCTGGGCGCTGCAGCTGGGGTACGCCGTCATTCCGTCGTCGACGAAGCGCGAGAACCTGGCCAGCAATCTGCTCGCGCAGGACCTGCGGCTGAGCGACGACGACATGGCGCAGATCGCCGCGCTGGAACGCAATGGCCGCGAGGTCAGCCCGGACGGCCTGGCGCCGCAATGGGACTGA
- a CDS encoding MoaF-related domain-containing protein has product MNTPAHRPPFAGNTYEVRYAGLTAINTYADDGRHLRYEITEGELAGARGEVACTWQHIAADIYAISWQEADRATVVHLDDFGAGTSRSFFTAASLDFYRLDGTLRKL; this is encoded by the coding sequence ATGAACACACCGGCCCATCGCCCGCCGTTTGCGGGCAACACCTATGAAGTCCGCTACGCGGGGCTCACCGCCATCAACACCTATGCCGACGACGGCCGCCATCTGCGCTACGAGATCACCGAAGGCGAGCTTGCCGGCGCCCGCGGCGAGGTGGCCTGCACCTGGCAGCACATCGCCGCCGACATCTATGCCATTTCATGGCAGGAGGCCGACCGCGCGACCGTGGTTCACCTGGACGACTTTGGGGCGGGCACCTCGCGTTCCTTCTTTACGGCCGCCTCGCTGGACTTTTACCGGCTCGACGGGACCCTGCGCAAGCTGTGA
- a CDS encoding MFS transporter, translating into MPLALLALTISAFAIGTTEFVIVGLIPTIAADLGVSLPSAGLLVSLYALSVAIGAPLLTALTGRVPRKVLLAGLMALFTVGNLVAWRAPGYESLIVARVLTGLAHGVFFSVGSIIATTLVPKDKAASAIATMFSGMTVAFVAGIPLGTFIGQHFGWRATFLVVALFGLVAFLGAVAFVPRRLPHAEPAPLLRQFRVLAQPRLLLVFAMTAVGYGGSLIAFTYMAPLLEQIAGFTPSQVSLVLVGYGVSVAFGNVWGGRLADRVGPVKALKHIFLLLALVLLALTFTVQHPWLTVLTMLAWGAVAFGNVPGLQVYVVKQARHFAPDATDVASGFNIAAFNLGVAGGSSLGGLIVAHGGLGHTPWIAAVVTLCAYALTAFSGALDRRAGLPARTAEPVEFAH; encoded by the coding sequence ATGCCACTTGCCTTGCTTGCGCTGACCATCAGCGCCTTCGCCATCGGCACCACCGAATTCGTCATCGTCGGGCTGATCCCCACCATTGCCGCGGATCTGGGCGTCAGCCTGCCTTCGGCCGGCCTGCTGGTCAGCCTGTACGCGCTCAGCGTCGCGATCGGCGCGCCGCTGCTGACGGCGCTGACCGGCCGCGTGCCGCGCAAGGTGCTGCTGGCCGGCCTGATGGCCCTGTTTACGGTCGGCAACCTGGTGGCCTGGCGCGCGCCCGGTTACGAATCGCTGATCGTTGCGCGCGTGCTCACGGGACTTGCCCACGGCGTGTTCTTTTCGGTCGGCTCGATCATCGCCACCACGCTGGTGCCGAAGGACAAGGCGGCGAGCGCGATCGCGACCATGTTCAGCGGCATGACCGTGGCGTTCGTCGCCGGCATCCCGCTGGGCACCTTCATCGGCCAGCATTTCGGCTGGCGCGCGACCTTCCTGGTGGTGGCGCTGTTCGGCCTGGTCGCCTTCCTGGGCGCGGTGGCCTTCGTGCCGCGCCGGCTGCCGCATGCCGAGCCCGCGCCGCTGCTGCGCCAGTTCCGCGTGCTGGCGCAGCCGCGCCTGCTGCTGGTGTTTGCCATGACCGCGGTGGGCTACGGCGGCTCGCTGATCGCCTTTACCTACATGGCGCCGCTGCTCGAGCAGATCGCCGGCTTCACGCCGTCGCAGGTCAGCCTGGTGCTGGTGGGCTATGGCGTATCGGTGGCGTTCGGCAACGTGTGGGGCGGCAGGCTGGCGGACCGCGTCGGCCCGGTCAAGGCGCTCAAGCACATCTTCCTGCTGCTTGCGTTGGTGCTGCTGGCGCTCACCTTCACCGTGCAGCACCCGTGGCTGACCGTGCTGACGATGCTTGCGTGGGGCGCCGTGGCGTTCGGCAACGTGCCGGGGCTGCAGGTCTATGTGGTCAAGCAGGCGCGGCATTTTGCGCCCGACGCCACCGACGTTGCCTCGGGCTTCAATATCGCGGCATTCAACCTCGGCGTCGCCGGCGGCTCGTCGCTCGGCGGGCTGATCGTCGCCCACGGCGGGCTTGGCCATACGCCGTGGATCGCGGCGGTGGTGACCCTCTGCGCCTACGCGCTGACGGCGTTCAGCGGCGCGCTCGACCGGCGCGCGGGCCTGCCGGCCCGTACCGCCGAACCCGTGGAATTTGCCCACTGA
- a CDS encoding LysR substrate-binding domain-containing protein: MKITLDELLAFATVVDSGSITAAAQQLDLTVSATSRTLARLEEKLKTTLLRRTTRRLELTEEGQAFLQDARAIIDSVESAEEQMLARREKPSGRLRVDAASPFMLHVIVPLVRGYRERFPQVELELNSNEGIIDLLERRTDVAVRIGRLKDSTLHSRLIGNSRVRMLASPAYLDAHGHPRKAQDLGKHALLGFNQPESLNLWPILGPDGEPYRIEPAVWSSSGETLRQLALEGAGIVCLSDFMTAHDREAGRLVQVLARQTQDVRQPIHAVYYRNTAISARIASFVDYLVEAIGGKGGKGGAGQAAAWAQP, translated from the coding sequence ATGAAAATCACGCTCGACGAACTGCTGGCGTTCGCCACCGTGGTCGACAGCGGGTCGATCACCGCCGCCGCGCAACAGCTGGACCTGACCGTCTCGGCGACCAGCCGCACCCTGGCCCGGCTCGAGGAAAAGCTGAAGACCACGCTGCTGCGCCGGACCACGCGCCGCCTCGAGCTGACCGAGGAAGGCCAGGCCTTCCTGCAGGACGCGCGCGCCATCATCGACTCGGTCGAAAGCGCGGAAGAACAGATGCTGGCGCGGCGCGAGAAGCCGTCCGGGCGCCTGCGCGTCGACGCCGCGTCACCGTTCATGCTGCATGTGATCGTGCCGCTGGTGCGCGGCTACCGCGAGCGCTTCCCTCAGGTCGAGCTGGAGCTGAACAGCAACGAGGGCATCATCGACCTGCTCGAGCGCCGCACCGACGTGGCCGTCCGCATCGGCCGCCTGAAGGATTCGACGCTGCATAGCCGGCTGATCGGCAACAGCCGGGTGCGCATGCTGGCCAGTCCGGCGTACCTCGACGCGCACGGCCATCCGCGCAAGGCGCAGGATCTCGGCAAGCACGCGCTGCTGGGGTTCAACCAGCCGGAATCGCTGAACCTGTGGCCGATCCTGGGCCCGGACGGCGAACCCTACAGGATCGAGCCGGCAGTGTGGTCGTCGAGCGGCGAGACGCTCAGGCAGCTGGCGCTGGAGGGCGCGGGCATCGTATGCCTGTCGGACTTCATGACCGCGCACGATCGCGAGGCGGGCCGGCTGGTGCAGGTGCTGGCGCGCCAGACGCAGGACGTGCGCCAGCCGATCCATGCGGTCTATTACCGGAACACCGCGATCTCCGCGCGGATCGCGTCGTTCGTCGATTACCTGGTCGAAGCAATTGGCGGCAAGGGCGGCAAGGGCGGCGCGGGCCAGGCCGCGGCGTGGGCCCAGCCGTGA